TTGGCGCCCTCGTTCGTATACCAGCCGATGGTAGCCGCAGATTTAGTGATGCTGGTGACGGAAATTCCCGAAATAGCCGGCGGCGTGGTATCTGGCGGCGTAATCGGTCCGCCGCCTTCAATGGCACATTCGGCCGAACAGCCGTCACCAGGCAGGATATTGCCATCGTCGCAACCCTCGCCCCATTCCAGAACCCCATTACCGCAAGCACCGACAATCGCGGCCGTGACCGAAACGGTAGCAGCATCAATGATCGAGACGGTCAGAGCGCAAGTCTCACCCACGCCGCCGCAATCACCTGCCGCATTCATTATTATAATGGCGTATGGACCGGAGACGCCCGGATTGGCCAGCGTGCCGCCTGGAGTTTCACCTTCAATAACAAGAGTAATGAACGCCCCGACCGCGCTGGCGGTGAAAGAAGCGCCGCAGGGAATGAACCGGAAAGCTCCGGCGGCAGTATCAACAGCAACGCCGATATTATTGACGCCATCGGCACAAGCCACGGTCGTGACGCCCGCCCCCTGATTAACCGCGTCAACAACACGCACCGTACCGTCTGTGAAACTGAAGTCGGCCTGGGCCCAGGTCCCAGCCAGCGCGAACTCCGGCGGCAGGTCCACAACGACTTCCTCGCCGGAGGCAAAAGTATTGCCAGCCGAAAGATTAAAGCTGATCTGGTGGCGCGAAGTCTCGGAGATCTGCTGATTGCTCAACATATCCCGGCGGTTCGAGATGCTCGTGGCCGAGACGAACCAAACAGCCGCCGTGAGCGCGGCGATGGCAAAGAGCGCCAAACCCATCACGACATTCAGTCGTTTGAGCTTGGCGTCGATCGCCCTCGGTTGGTTGTCAGACTTCTCGATCATGATCTTTTTGGCTCCCTATTATCTGACTCCGTCTCTCCCTGACTCCCGCACTCCTGCACTCTCAAACTCCCTGACTCCGTCTCTCCCCAACTCCGTCACTTCTTATTATTATCTTTCTGATACTTCTTAATGATCGACCGTTTGTATAATTTCATCGCTCCGATGAACAGCAGGATCAACAGCAGGATGATGCCGCCCGCGATACACAAGATGCGCCACGGCCAAACATAGAATTCGCGGGTATCGGTCACGATCTTGTTCTGCTTGCCGTAATTCAGGACCAGCATCGCTTCGTATTTGCCGAAAGCGAAATTGTTCCACTCTTTGAGCAGCTCCGAGCTGCCGCTATCGCCAGCCGCGCGCCGCCAGCCGAACTCGAACTTCCGGATACTGGATGGCAGGACGCTCCGAAAATCAGAATTGACCGGGATGCTGGCCACTTGGCGGCCGAACATGTCCTTGATGAACAGATTGCCAGTCGGGCGCAAATGAGTGTTGCCGGAGTTTTCGAATCGCAGGAAAAAATTCACCGGCAGGTAGTTGTACCAGACCCGCGGATTCTTGAAACCGAACTCTGCGATACTGGCGGTCTCTTTCGCTTCGCCGCTCACATCCACAAAAATGAGCATGCCGATCTGCGCAGCGACGCCGACGCCCTCGCCGCTGATCTCCGGCGGCTGAGTCGAAAGGATGATGGCTCCGAAATGGCCGCCCGGCTGAGCGTTGACCGGCACGTTGATCGAGAACGGCAGATTGACCCGGTCGCCAGGCTGCAGAGTGAACGGCTCGGTGGAATCCATTTTCACCCAGGTCGCGAGCGCGGTGCCGTACGGGTCCTCATCAGCGTCATAGAATACCGGCGAACCCTCTTCATCGCCGCTCGTGAAATTATCCACCACCGGATAAAGCGTGATCGGAAAAGGATTCTCGTTGTAGGCTTTCAGAACATCCATGACCGTGTCGCCTGGATCCAGCGAATAATCGACGAAGATCGGCGAAATGGTGATAGCGCTGGCGCCGCTCGGCCACAGCATCGCGGCGATGGCCAGGGCGAATAACGAACCGAGAATTTTTTTCATAAGCTGATCGCTTATTAATTTGATAGTCGTTCTTGATTCTCCGACTCGACTCAAGAAACATTCATGAATCTTCCCTGAGTCGCATCGAAGGTTTTCCTGTTCTCACTCCAGCACTCCAGCACTCTCCCAACCCCCTACCTCAACAACCTCCGACCGCGGACGACGTCCAGGTAATAGTCCCTGGACGCCGCCCGTAGTGCCTGGCTCACCGCGAAGCGGTGTGCCTGGCACTGGCACAGGCTCACCGCGAAGCGGGGTGCCTGGCACTGGCACTAGAACGTGCCGGTCGCGCGGAAGGTCAGAACCGACTGATAGGTGTCGGCCATCGTCGTGGTCGCAGAAGCGGCTTTGATGAGAATGTCGATAGCCTGGTTGGCAGTGCCATAAACCGGATTGCCACCCGAGTTAGCGATTGGCTTGAAGGAATCGGCAACGCCGCCGACCGCGTGAGTACCACAGGCGCCGTTATACGGCTGAACGGCCGTAATGGTGCCTTCGCCCACATCGAGGGTGCCATTGACGCACAAACCGTAACCCTCCGTGCCAGGTGCAAGCGTGGTCGCCGCGGCATCAGCCCAGGTGGTCAACATGTAGTCAGGCGTGGCTTGGCCATCCAAACCGAAAGCCGTGTTGTTTTTGACCTCGACGACCGCGCCGCCATCGGCATTGGTCTGGAGATCAAGACAAACGTGATTCGCGCCCGTGGCGACTTCGGTTGGCACGACATTTCCCAGGCTCACAGAGTAAGGACCAGCAGACTCACCGGCGCAGACGCCGCCCGGCACATCAATGTCGAATACCATGACAGACTGGATAGTCGCGGTCACCGTGACGTAATCGTAGTCAACGATGGCTACCTTGGCGGTAGCACCAATATCGGTGATACCGCTAAGCGTGATCGAGTATGAACCTGTGCCTATAGCAGGATTTGTGACCTTGGAGGCACTAAGAATATTCACCCCGATCGTCGTGACACCAGCCGTGACAGCTGTGCTGTCCGTGCAGAACTGGATGAGGAGTACGCCATCGGTGGAGAGGTCATACCTGACCTGGTTGGCAGTGGCGGTGCAGGCTACACCGTATGTGTTAGCGCCATCTTGAGCCGCCACAGTCTGCGGCGTGCCAGCAACAGTCACCTGAAGTTCGGTAGCATCACCGACAGACAGTGTGTTTGTCCCTGTGAAACTTGGCGCTCCCATGGTAATCGTCAGGGCCGGCGGCGCGGCATCTAAACCGGCAATGCTGGCGCCAGACACGAACGACATGGTATGCGTAGAAAGCGCCGAGGCTTGCACGCGCGACATCGTATCCGAGAAGACGGTCGACGCCGCCTTCACGGGCACTACCGGCGCCCAAAGCGAGAGCACCATGGAGAGCGCGGTCACTTTAGCGGCCAGTTTAACGAATTTATTTTTCATGTTCTTGTCCTTTCCTTGAGGCGATAGCACACCGGCTTCGTCGTTCTTCCACTCTCGAGCTATGGAAGATAGCTAACTAAGAGACGGAGACGGTTCGGCGCTTTAACGCGCCAGACGGGATATCGCCCTGGAATTAAGTTTTTAAGACCTATTTATTTTTGGTCCTGAGCCTGCTTCGCGATCGTCAACCGCCAAGCATTCTGTTAGTTTCGTTCCTGGCCGGACCGACCAAGAATATATCGACCTTTAGGGGAAAACCCCTCGACTCAGGCTAATGCCTTCGCTCGAAAGATGTTTCCCGGATAAACCCTGCGAAAAAGCGGCATACGCGTTCCCAGCGACCCTCAGGTTGTAGAGTGCTGGGTTGGACCCTCCCGCGCGAGAAGGATCCTGCCGGCATTTTTCATTCGCGACTTACACCAGTCGCGATGTCCGTCTTCCAGCCTGATTTTCGGCTGAACCCCGGGCATCGCGGTTCGTATCATCGCTGGTTGTAATGACCACTCCCTGACTCCGTCTCTCCCTCAATATGTACTCGTCATAATGAACGTCAAGGTGTCGGTATAATCCGTCGCCCCTGGCACAGTGTGGCTAATTGCCGCTTTCACCAGAATTTCCGCCGCGCCATCATCGAAGTAGTCGCTCGCGCTCAGGATCGTTCGGTTCGTCGAGTCCAGAATGCCGACATCGTGCCCGGTGGTCTTGGTGCAGGAGCCGTTATAAGGCGCTGTTTTTGTCAGGTTGTTGCTCGAGAAAACACAGATACCGTAGCCAGGCGTTCCTGCCTCCAACGATGCGGTGGCCGAAGCCATAGTGTAGGGCAGGCTCGGGCTATGGAGGCCGCTACTAGCGTCGCGCACCGCGATGACAGTGCCGTTACGCGACGGGGAGCTGGCAGTGATAAAGACCGACTTCACCGTCGAACCATCCGAAGTTTTCACCGCTGCGGGCGACAAATTACCGAGAGCAACCGGATCCCCAGGCGTACCTGGCGACGCGTACCCGACTCCGATACTCAAAGTCAGTGATGGCATTCCAGAAAAACACTGATAGCCGACGCAGGCGCCATAGCTAGCGCTGGTAAGCCCCTCGCCCGTAGCCAATTCACCGAACGTATCCTCGACGATGTAGTTGCTTGAAGTGGAGCGGGCGCCGCCGATGTTCAAAGAATCGGACTGGACCCGATAGTTCGTCGACGTCATGTAGTCCGCGGAGGCAATTGGGGAAATAAAAAACGCGGCAAACATAACAAAAGCCGCGCCGACAGCTTTAAATATTATTGAGGTTTTATTTTGGTGTGTTGGCCCAAGCATGGCAGGCTTTTTTTTGCCGTGTTCAGAGTAATCGCTCTGATGTATATATTGTATCAATTTTGAGAATGAGGGTCAATGAGTCTATATATGCCAAATCTTCTCTAAAACAAGCCAAATAATCGAGGCCTGTTCATAAGTTTTTCAATCATTTTTTGACTACTGAACAATTACGTTGTTCATGGCCGGACTTATCCACAAAATACCATGTTTTCCCCCGTTTTTGACCGACTTATCACCAACTTATTAACTTTTCAGCCCTTTTCCACCCAAAACCACCAGACAAAAATCAACCCAAAACCGTCTGACGACTTTTTTGGGGGGCGTCCGGCTAGAGCCCAGATCGTTCGACTGCTTGATCGCCGCCTTCACCAGCCTGTCCTGAGGAGCTCAGATTCCGCCCTCGCTCGAAGAATATTTAGCCTGAGCGTTGATCAAAAAATCCAGGCACAACGTCCTAATTATTTTGAGAGTTGTGAAGAGGCGGGGTCAGGAAACTCCGCGACTCCGGTTCTCCATGACTTCGTATCTCAAAAAAACCAACAACAGACTATGTGTCGTAAAATATTTAATTATCATCAAATGACCTTAATCTTAAGAGATTTAATTTTGCTTGATTAGTGAGCCTGTCGACTCAATTTCTGTCCTTACTCGAAGAATATTAAATACTAACGAAAACAACCCGCGGTTTACCCCGGACTCACCACAAAATGTTTCACGTGAAACAAAAAAGCCCTGAAATAGGGCTTGTTGATTCCCAGACGAGAATCAACGATCGACGACCGCGCGACATCATGGGTAATAGTTGATGCTGTTACCCTACTCTAGCGGCGGCAACCTTTGCAGGCTCTGAACTATCGCTTCACCAAAGCGCTGGGAAATAATCTGCAAAAGGTAGACTAGGCCCCAGCAAACAAATATTACTGCCAGCAGCAAGAATAAAACCCAGTGATATAATTTGGCGGCCAAACTACCCTCTTTATCAAAATCGTTCTGACCCACGATTGCCTCCTGTGGTTTGAAAAGAACTGTTCTGAGCCTATTATTTTACACCTCAAATGTCAAGGCTTATTTAAGCTCAATGTTTCACGTGGAACATCGCGGATCGAATTGGCACAAACAAACAAAAAACCCATAAAATCGTCCTTGCCGATCAATTCCGGAGATTAAGATTGTTTCACGTGGAACAATCATGATTAGCTCTATCAGAGGCGTCTTTACAGCCTCTAAAAAGCCTGCCATAATCTCCTGGCCTGACTCCCCTGCCCTCATAGTTCAATGGATAGAACAAGTCCGTCCTAAGGACAAGATGGAGGTTCGATTCCTTCTGGGGGCACCACATCAACCTGCAGGCAGCACGAACACAGGCGCGAATGAAAAAGAACCTCCACCTGTGCAAAACATGTTGATGCCGGACGATTTCAAGCTTGAGCATGGCCCGAGGGCTGTGGACAGGTCAGGGACTCGACAGAACTTTGAGCATCAAATATACTGACGCCTGGTGGGCTTAGATCGCGGTCACCGCAAGTCCAGTTGACCAGTATTTGGTCGCCCACGGATGACAACCAGCCCTTCGACAACATCCAAAGCCCCAAGCGGGCCCGTAGCTCATTTGGTAGAGCGCTGCATTCGCATTGCAGAGGTAGCGAGTTCGAGCCTCGCCGGGTCCACCAACCAACAAGATCCAGTCGCACCAGCGGCTGGATTTTTGATTCTGCAGCGCTGCAAAATTACGGGATTAACAAATGCGAGTGGTCGTTAAAATTTATGTTTCGTGATTCACGGATCAGCAAACAACATCAGCAACAAAATCAGAGCTGGGCGATCACCGGAACAACCAGACCACTGCCGATAAAAGTGTAATTAACACGCATATTTTTTCAATAATAATACTGGTAATCCAAATAAGCAGATTGTGCTGTATTAATATGATATCTTGCGTCGTAAAATAACCATACTGCTGATTTGCTAGCGACTGGCGCACACTGCTATACTTAGCCTGTTATGCAAAATATTCTTCTCGCGATCATCCTGGTTGTTTCTTTGGCAGCGGCCGCGGCCGTCTATGCTCTCGCCCGCAAGGTGCAGGATCTGAAAGACTCCCAAACCAACGACAAAGGCCTGGTCATGTTGAACCAGAATATTCAGGGCATGCGCGAGAGTCTCGACCGGACGAACGAGTCTCTGGGCAACCGACTCGACAAGGCGGCCCAGGTCGTCGGCGCGGTACAAAAAGAACTGGGCGTCGTCCAGGAGCGGTTCAAGGGGTTCGAGGCTTTCAATGACCTCTTGCACCCGAAACTGCGCGGTAACATCGGCGAGCAGATCCTGTCGGACATGTTGGCCCAGGTCTTCTCGACCGAACATTATGCGACACAATACAAATTCCGTGACGGGCAGACCGTGGACGCGGTCGTGAAGACCAACGCCGGTATCATCCCAATCGACTCGAAGTTCCCGTACGAGAACTTCCACCAGCTGACGAAGGCTACGAACGACGAGGAGCGCCGCGTCGCGGCCAAGGAGTTCGGCAAAGCCGTGAAGAAGCATGCGGACGACATCGGCAAGAAGTACATCCTGCCGGACGAGGGAACGGTCAATTTCGCCGTCATGTATGTGCCGTCCGAG
This Patescibacteria group bacterium DNA region includes the following protein-coding sequences:
- a CDS encoding DNA recombination protein RmuC, giving the protein MQNILLAIILVVSLAAAAAVYALARKVQDLKDSQTNDKGLVMLNQNIQGMRESLDRTNESLGNRLDKAAQVVGAVQKELGVVQERFKGFEAFNDLLHPKLRGNIGEQILSDMLAQVFSTEHYATQYKFRDGQTVDAVVKTNAGIIPIDSKFPYENFHQLTKATNDEERRVAAKEFGKAVKKHADDIGKKYILPDEGTVNFAVMYVPSENIYYHMLTDEENDLMGYAKSKNVLVTSPHGFFNFLRVVLTGLERSKLQEQAQKIWDVLKGVQVEAVKFEETLGVLSGHITRTKGAMDAAQSGYAKLTSRIDQVKLIE